One stretch of Flavobacterium sp. 9 DNA includes these proteins:
- the bioD gene encoding dethiobiotin synthase, whose protein sequence is MKIFVTGISTDVGKTIASSIIVESLEADYWKPIQAGDLDNSDSHKIKSKISNLKSKIFENSYKLNTPASPHLAAEIDGITIDLKEIKEPETENHLVIEGAGGIFVPLNETDTIVDLIKPDYKVIVVSRHYLGSINHTLLTIEAIRNRGFEVAGIIFSGSENKSTESLILNKTGIKSIGRIDEEPYFDQNVIREYAELFRDNLLNL, encoded by the coding sequence ATGAAAATATTCGTAACAGGAATTTCAACGGATGTTGGTAAAACCATAGCTTCCTCAATTATTGTTGAGTCTTTAGAAGCTGATTATTGGAAACCCATCCAGGCAGGAGATTTAGACAATTCAGATAGTCACAAAATCAAATCTAAAATCTCCAATCTCAAATCTAAAATTTTCGAAAACTCCTATAAGTTAAATACGCCTGCAAGTCCGCATTTGGCTGCAGAAATTGATGGAATCACAATTGATTTAAAGGAAATAAAAGAACCGGAAACGGAGAATCATTTAGTAATCGAAGGCGCGGGAGGAATTTTTGTTCCGCTAAATGAAACGGATACAATTGTAGATTTAATTAAACCCGATTATAAAGTAATTGTTGTTTCGAGACATTATTTAGGAAGTATTAATCATACTTTATTAACGATTGAAGCGATTCGGAATCGTGGTTTTGAAGTTGCAGGGATTATCTTTAGCGGAAGCGAAAACAAATCTACAGAAAGTTTGATTCTGAATAAAACAGGTATAAAATCCATTGGAAGAATTGACGAAGAACCCTATTTTGATCAAAATGTAATTCGCGAATATGCGGAATTATTTCGAGACAACTTACTTAATTTATAG
- a CDS encoding RNA polymerase sigma factor has translation MKEKEQEFLNRIEKHKGILYKVSKMYMDNHDDQQDLFQEIVCQLWKSYDSFRNESQFSTWMYRVAVNTAIVFLRKEKRKVDKYEIASENIKEDEGDSHIKESQIDHFYKAVQKLEKIDKAIIFYQLEGFSHKEIGDNLGISEGNARVKLNRAKEKLKEIIKNQGYGF, from the coding sequence TTGAAAGAAAAAGAGCAAGAATTTTTAAATCGGATCGAAAAGCACAAAGGAATCTTGTATAAAGTTTCTAAGATGTATATGGATAATCATGATGATCAACAAGATTTGTTTCAGGAAATTGTTTGTCAACTTTGGAAATCGTATGACTCTTTTAGAAATGAAAGTCAGTTTTCGACCTGGATGTATCGCGTTGCAGTAAATACCGCAATTGTTTTTCTTAGAAAAGAAAAACGAAAGGTGGATAAATACGAAATCGCTTCAGAAAACATTAAGGAAGACGAAGGTGACTCGCATATAAAAGAAAGTCAGATTGATCACTTTTATAAAGCCGTTCAAAAACTGGAAAAAATAGATAAAGCGATCATTTTTTATCAACTCGAAGGTTTCTCACATAAAGAAATAGGAGATAATCTTGGGATTTCTGAAGGAAATGCCAGAGTGAAATTAAACAGAGCAAAAGAAAAACTAAAAGAAATTATTAAAAATCAAGGATATGGATTTTAA
- a CDS encoding TraB/GumN family protein yields MKNVFKSVVLLFILIFSGTANAQTKSPKLENSLLWEVSGNGLSKPTYLYGTIHMICSGDYSLSDKTKKAFDASEKLVLEINFNDPKEMAEMQQLAMGKEPLSKRLSPEQLSKLDAILKKSAGMTIQQVDAFSLVTVMSLISMKTFGCNDLKFYEMDFIEKTKAKNMEIAGLETVKSQFKSLNDAYSDSEMIAMLEESDTELTKEMVVAYKQENLEELYKVTTTENVMNDKAKKYMLYERNLNWVKALPEMMKKESLFVAVGSAHLAGDLGLINLLKKAGYTVKPIMK; encoded by the coding sequence ATGAAAAATGTATTCAAATCAGTAGTATTATTATTTATACTTATTTTTAGCGGAACAGCAAACGCACAGACAAAATCTCCAAAACTTGAAAACTCTCTTTTATGGGAAGTCTCAGGAAACGGATTGTCAAAACCAACTTATTTGTACGGAACGATTCATATGATTTGTTCAGGAGATTATTCCCTTTCGGATAAAACAAAAAAAGCATTTGATGCATCTGAGAAATTGGTTTTGGAAATTAATTTTAATGATCCAAAAGAAATGGCAGAAATGCAGCAATTGGCGATGGGAAAAGAGCCATTAAGCAAAAGATTGAGTCCGGAACAATTGTCGAAATTAGATGCGATATTGAAAAAATCAGCCGGAATGACTATTCAGCAAGTAGATGCTTTTAGTTTAGTGACGGTGATGAGTTTGATATCGATGAAGACTTTTGGCTGTAATGATTTGAAATTCTATGAAATGGATTTTATCGAAAAAACTAAGGCTAAAAATATGGAAATTGCCGGATTAGAAACGGTGAAATCTCAATTTAAATCGCTGAATGATGCTTATTCAGATTCAGAAATGATCGCAATGCTTGAAGAATCAGATACAGAATTAACCAAAGAAATGGTAGTAGCTTATAAACAGGAAAATTTAGAAGAATTATATAAAGTTACAACTACTGAAAATGTAATGAATGATAAAGCAAAAAAATATATGCTTTATGAAAGAAATTTAAATTGGGTAAAAGCTTTACCAGAAATGATGAAAAAAGAAAGTTTATTTGTGGCGGTTGGATCTGCGCATTTGGCGGGTGATTTAGGATTAATTAATTTATTGAAAAAAGCAGGATATACAGTAAAACCAATAATGAAATAG
- a CDS encoding DUF2007 domain-containing protein, whose translation MQENFKLVRSFQYSSEAQIFSGKLESEGIEVYLRDNNTVDSNPIWSNAVGGVKLFVKSEDFEKANLVLSEVSPFSFDENNRLLKCPNCGAEEIEMVTSIKDLKTLLAFVFSLLFVLMPFYSRHRYKCNKCKFEFN comes from the coding sequence ATGCAAGAAAATTTTAAATTAGTTAGAAGTTTCCAATATTCATCGGAAGCACAAATTTTTAGTGGAAAATTAGAATCTGAAGGAATTGAAGTTTACTTGCGCGATAATAATACAGTGGATTCAAATCCTATTTGGAGTAATGCTGTTGGAGGAGTTAAACTTTTTGTTAAAAGTGAGGATTTCGAGAAAGCAAATTTAGTTTTATCTGAGGTTAGTCCGTTTTCTTTTGATGAAAATAATAGGCTGCTTAAATGCCCAAATTGTGGTGCAGAGGAGATAGAAATGGTTACTTCAATAAAAGATTTAAAGACACTTTTGGCTTTTGTTTTTTCATTACTTTTTGTTTTGATGCCTTTTTATTCAAGACATAGGTACAAATGCAATAAATGTAAATTTGAATTTAACTAG
- a CDS encoding pyridoxal phosphate-dependent aminotransferase family protein, giving the protein MKLPENLIQKLENRKQNNSLRQLPSFNNLVDFSSNDYIGFSKSEAVFKQAHHYLIENDIIQNGATGSRLISGNHSLYQIAETFIAQFHDVESALIFNSGYDANVGFFSALPQRNDVILYDELSHASIRDGIVMSNAKSYKFNHNDFEDLERLIIKFPNTTIYIVTETVFSMDGDSPNLEELVALSEKYNCYLVVDEAHTLGVFGEKGEGLTQYFELHNRIFARIMTFGKGLGCHGAAVLGSTELKEYLVNFARSFIYTTGLSPHSVSTILTAYHQLDLEAETIEKLRQNIVLFNQQKNLLGLKPMFVRSKSAIQSAIIPGNENVKRLAQQLQDKGFDVKAILSPTVPEGQERLRFCIHSYNSQDEINQILELLRDFVF; this is encoded by the coding sequence ATGAAATTACCGGAAAACCTGATTCAAAAGCTCGAAAATCGAAAGCAAAATAATTCGTTAAGACAATTGCCAAGTTTTAATAATCTTGTCGATTTTTCTTCAAACGACTATATTGGATTTTCAAAATCTGAAGCTGTTTTTAAACAGGCACATCATTATCTAATCGAAAATGATATTATTCAAAATGGTGCAACAGGTTCGAGATTAATTTCGGGAAACCATTCCTTATACCAAATTGCAGAAACTTTTATTGCGCAATTTCATGACGTAGAATCCGCTTTAATTTTTAATTCGGGTTATGATGCCAATGTTGGTTTTTTTAGCGCTTTACCGCAACGAAACGATGTTATTTTGTATGATGAATTAAGTCATGCTTCTATTCGGGACGGAATCGTAATGTCGAATGCAAAATCATATAAATTCAATCATAATGATTTTGAAGACTTAGAACGTCTTATTATAAAATTTCCCAACACAACTATTTACATTGTTACTGAAACTGTTTTTTCTATGGATGGAGATTCCCCAAACTTAGAAGAACTTGTTGCGTTGTCCGAAAAATACAATTGCTATTTAGTGGTTGACGAAGCGCATACTTTGGGAGTTTTTGGAGAAAAGGGTGAAGGTTTGACGCAATACTTCGAATTGCACAACAGGATTTTTGCCCGAATCATGACTTTCGGAAAAGGTTTGGGATGTCATGGCGCAGCAGTTTTAGGAAGTACAGAACTTAAAGAATATCTGGTAAACTTTGCCCGAAGCTTTATTTATACCACAGGATTATCTCCACATTCGGTTTCGACGATTTTAACCGCATATCATCAACTTGATTTAGAAGCAGAAACAATCGAAAAACTGCGCCAAAACATTGTACTTTTTAATCAGCAGAAAAATTTATTAGGCTTAAAGCCAATGTTTGTTCGAAGTAAATCAGCTATACAATCTGCTATTATTCCGGGTAACGAAAATGTAAAACGTTTGGCACAACAACTACAAGACAAAGGTTTTGATGTAAAGGCAATACTTTCGCCTACAGTTCCGGAAGGACAAGAACGCCTTCGTTTTTGTATTCACAGTTATAACTCACAAGACGAAATTAATCAAATCTTAGAATTGCTAAGAGACTTTGTATTTTAA
- a CDS encoding NAD(P)-dependent oxidoreductase, translating to MKNIYKVAVLGGGGRTGNYLVNQLLKKGFSVKLLLRNPEKSTIQSPQIEIIKGDALDLETIKSLLRDCQAVISTVGQRKDEPLVASLATKNILQVMNDYKIERYVLLAGLNIDTPFDKKSPKTIMATDWMKANFPVIQEDRQKAYDLLVASTVNWTQVRVPFIEFNDLSGEISVSLEDCSGDKINANDIASFMISEMIESKYSKKSPFISAI from the coding sequence ATGAAAAATATATATAAAGTTGCCGTTTTAGGCGGTGGCGGAAGAACTGGAAATTATCTTGTAAACCAGTTATTGAAAAAAGGATTTAGCGTAAAACTCTTGCTAAGAAATCCTGAAAAATCTACCATCCAAAGTCCTCAAATCGAAATCATCAAAGGCGACGCGCTTGATTTGGAAACTATCAAATCATTACTTCGGGATTGTCAGGCTGTAATTAGTACAGTTGGTCAAAGAAAAGATGAGCCGCTTGTGGCAAGTTTGGCTACGAAGAATATTCTGCAAGTAATGAACGATTACAAAATCGAACGTTATGTTTTGTTGGCCGGATTAAATATTGATACTCCGTTTGATAAAAAAAGCCCGAAAACAATAATGGCAACTGATTGGATGAAAGCTAATTTTCCTGTAATTCAAGAAGACCGCCAAAAAGCTTATGATTTATTGGTTGCAAGTACTGTAAATTGGACTCAGGTCAGAGTTCCTTTTATTGAATTTAATGATTTGAGCGGAGAGATTTCAGTTAGTTTAGAAGATTGTTCAGGAGATAAAATTAATGCAAATGACATTGCAAGTTTTATGATTTCTGAAATGATCGAATCTAAATACAGTAAAAAGTCGCCATTTATCAGCGCGATTTAA
- a CDS encoding DUF3667 domain-containing protein, which yields MKIICKNCETPNYPDFKYCPECSQKVNLHRISPHEVFHEAVHYFTHADKGIFQLIRDLALKSGLVAREYINGKRKKYFAPLNFFLLVAAIFVFISNIPKETPPIDIQKENQELSAISDPIQKEKIIHLYERKEKMLHFMRKYSNLMAMMALPLTAFFFWLFYKKENYNYTEHLVAGMYMLGFCILVNTLLILPISLLLHLSGNYQALFFLLFQLFYFTVFYYKFINKSAKLQFLKAFGISAFGIIAWAIISGLTVNAYVSTGFWGIAQ from the coding sequence ATGAAGATTATTTGTAAAAACTGTGAAACACCTAATTATCCAGATTTCAAGTATTGTCCTGAATGCAGTCAAAAAGTTAACTTGCATCGCATAAGTCCGCATGAGGTTTTTCATGAAGCTGTTCATTATTTTACTCATGCTGACAAAGGCATTTTTCAACTCATTAGGGATTTAGCTTTAAAAAGCGGACTTGTAGCCAGAGAATATATCAATGGTAAAAGAAAAAAGTACTTTGCGCCACTTAATTTTTTCTTATTGGTTGCAGCCATTTTTGTTTTCATTTCTAATATCCCAAAAGAAACACCACCTATTGATATTCAAAAAGAAAATCAGGAACTCAGCGCGATTTCAGATCCGATTCAAAAAGAAAAAATCATACATCTTTATGAACGAAAAGAAAAAATGCTTCATTTCATGAGAAAGTACTCAAATCTAATGGCAATGATGGCTTTACCGCTTACTGCATTTTTCTTTTGGCTGTTTTATAAAAAAGAAAACTACAACTATACAGAACATTTGGTCGCAGGAATGTATATGCTGGGCTTTTGTATACTGGTCAATACACTTTTAATTTTGCCTATTTCTTTATTATTACATCTCTCAGGTAATTATCAGGCTTTGTTTTTTCTACTGTTTCAGCTCTTCTATTTTACTGTCTTTTATTATAAGTTTATAAATAAAAGCGCTAAACTTCAATTTCTAAAAGCTTTTGGAATAAGTGCTTTCGGTATTATAGCTTGGGCAATTATCTCCGGATTAACTGTAAATGCATATGTTTCCACCGGATTTTGGGGAATAGCACAATAA
- a CDS encoding F0F1 ATP synthase subunit epsilon, with amino-acid sequence MILEIVSPEAKLFSGEVTAVTLPGVDGSFQILNHHAPIVSILEKGTIKIAAPSFNFPKEVASKFTKVNDQTYTLEITSGTIEMKDNKIIVLVD; translated from the coding sequence ATGATTTTAGAAATAGTATCACCAGAAGCAAAATTATTTTCAGGAGAAGTAACAGCTGTTACATTGCCTGGAGTTGATGGAAGCTTTCAAATATTGAATCACCACGCGCCTATCGTTTCTATTTTAGAAAAAGGAACTATTAAAATTGCAGCGCCAAGTTTCAATTTTCCTAAAGAGGTAGCGAGTAAATTCACGAAAGTAAATGACCAAACCTATACATTAGAAATTACGTCAGGTACTATCGAGATGAAAGACAATAAAATTATTGTATTAGTTGACTAA